One genomic region from Chelmon rostratus isolate fCheRos1 chromosome 11, fCheRos1.pri, whole genome shotgun sequence encodes:
- the zbtb18 gene encoding zinc finger and BTB domain-containing protein 18 isoform X2, translating into MEFPDHSRHLLQCLSEQRHQGFLCDSTVLVGDAQFRAHRAVLASCSMYFHLFYKDQLDKRDVVHLNSDIVTAPAFSLLLEFMYEGKLQFQDLPVEDVLAAASYLHMYDIVKVCKKRLKQKATAEADSTRREEDGGSSCSDKADSLSDGSTGRPATADLLHSDEEEEGKAEGGPLWLRLPSADRPGTPAMATTSPGHGEAEMQSGEGLGEGGKLLSPAGSPTSSTGSLSQRSHCSVSSRGGHRGRRVSNDAADCVLDLSVKPIAGSNHSNHHQSYFSGAATPDSLQSPLAVRVKVERGVASDEEEELGGGDYEMEHSGITKATVPSTNGGLAHHGVGGPLSAQRRLGLEAHLSALREASLASELERDEKPSATADDEDILGGENERAQAEAASMDSSLLPYVSNMLSAQHTQIFMCPLCNKVFPSPHILQLHLSSHFREQEGIRSKPAGDVNVPTCTICSKTFSCMYTLKRHERTHSGEKPYTCTTCGKSFQYSHNLSRHAVVHTREKPHACKWCERRFTQSGDLYRHIRKFHCELVNSLSVKSEPLALPNVRDWAIEDSSQELWK; encoded by the coding sequence ATGGAGTTCCCAgaccacagcagacatttactCCAGTGTCTGAGCGAGCAGCGGCACCAGGGCTTTCTGTGTGACTCCACGGTGCTGGTGGGCGATGCCCAGTTCCGGGCCCACCGAGCTGTGTTGGCCTCCTGCAGCATGTACTTTCACCTCTTCTACAAGGACCAGCTGGACAAGAGAGACGTGGTGCACCTCAACAGCGACATTGTCACAGCCCCGGCCTTTTCCCTGCTCCTGGAGTTCATGTATGAGGGCAAGCTGCAGTTCCAGGACCTTCCCGTAGAGGATGTGCTGGCAGCAGCCAGCTACTTGCACATGTATGACATTGTCAAGGTGTGTAAGAAACGTTTGAAGCAGAAGGCCACGGCGGAGGCAGACAGCACGCGCAGAGAGGAAGATGGCGGGTCCAGCTGCTCCGATAAGGCTGATAGTCTATCAGATGGTTCTACAGGCCGGCCTGCTACAGCCGACCTGCTGCACAgtgacgaagaggaggaggggaaggccGAGGGGGGACCACTGTGGCTGAGGCTGCCGTCTGCAGACAGACCAGGGACACCAGCCATGGCTACAACCAGCCCAGGGCATGGCGAGGCAGAGATGCAGAGTGGGGAAGGGCTGGGAGAGGGAGGTAAGCTGCTCTCCCCGGCTGGCAGCCCCACCAGCTCCACTGGATCCCTCTCACAGAGGTCCCACTGCTCCGTGAGCTCTCGTGGAGGGCACAGGGGCAGGAGGGTGTCAAACGATGCGGCTGACTGCGTCCTGGATCTGTCAGTCAAGCCGATTGCCGGTAGCAACCACAGTAACCACCACCAGTCCTATTTCAGCGGGGCAGCTACACCGGACAGCCTCCAAAGCCCATTGGCTGTGAGGGTGAAGGTGGAGAGGGGTGTGGCTTCAGACGAGGAAGAAGAGCTGGGAGGTGGGGACTACGAAATGGAGCACAGCGGCATCACCAAGGCGACGGTTCCCAGCACCAACGGGGGCCTGGCCCACCACGGGGTCGGAGGGCCTCTGTCGGCCCAGCGGAGGCTCGGCCTGGAAGCGCACCTGTCCGCCCTGCGAGAGGCCTCTCTGGCCTCAGAGCTGGAGCGGGACGAGAAGCCTTCGGCCACGGCAGACGACGAGGACATACTGGGGGGTGAAAACGAGCGTGCCCAGGCCGAGGCGGCCAGCATGGATAGTTCCCTGCTACCCTATGTGTCCAACATGCTGTCGGCTCAGCACACCCAGATCTTCATGTGCCCGCTGTGTAACAAGGTTTTCCCCTCCCCGCACATCCTCCAGCTTCACCTCAGCTCCCACTTCAGGGAGCAGGAGGGCATCCGCTCCAAGCCCGCTGGAGACGTCAACGTGCCCACCTGCACCATCTGCAGCAAGACCTTCTCCTGCATGTACACGCTGAAGCGCCATGAGCGGACACACTCCGGTGAGAAACCCTACACCTGCACCACCTGCGGCAAGAGCTTCCAATACTCACACAACCTCAGCCGCCACGCAGTGGTGCACACGCGTGAGAAGCCCCACGCTTGCAAGTGGTGCGAACGGCGCTTCACACAGTCCGGGGACCTCTACCGACACATTCGCAAGTTCCATTGCGAACTGGTCAACTCGCTGTCAGTGAAGAGCGAACCGCTGGCACTGCCCAATGTCAGGGATTGGGCGATTGAGGACAGTTCCCAGGAACTGTGGAAGTAG
- the zbtb18 gene encoding zinc finger and BTB domain-containing protein 18 isoform X1: protein MHTAAGYEDGRMEFPDHSRHLLQCLSEQRHQGFLCDSTVLVGDAQFRAHRAVLASCSMYFHLFYKDQLDKRDVVHLNSDIVTAPAFSLLLEFMYEGKLQFQDLPVEDVLAAASYLHMYDIVKVCKKRLKQKATAEADSTRREEDGGSSCSDKADSLSDGSTGRPATADLLHSDEEEEGKAEGGPLWLRLPSADRPGTPAMATTSPGHGEAEMQSGEGLGEGGKLLSPAGSPTSSTGSLSQRSHCSVSSRGGHRGRRVSNDAADCVLDLSVKPIAGSNHSNHHQSYFSGAATPDSLQSPLAVRVKVERGVASDEEEELGGGDYEMEHSGITKATVPSTNGGLAHHGVGGPLSAQRRLGLEAHLSALREASLASELERDEKPSATADDEDILGGENERAQAEAASMDSSLLPYVSNMLSAQHTQIFMCPLCNKVFPSPHILQLHLSSHFREQEGIRSKPAGDVNVPTCTICSKTFSCMYTLKRHERTHSGEKPYTCTTCGKSFQYSHNLSRHAVVHTREKPHACKWCERRFTQSGDLYRHIRKFHCELVNSLSVKSEPLALPNVRDWAIEDSSQELWK from the exons ATGCATACTGCTGCAg gttatGAGGACGGCAGGATGGAGTTCCCAgaccacagcagacatttactCCAGTGTCTGAGCGAGCAGCGGCACCAGGGCTTTCTGTGTGACTCCACGGTGCTGGTGGGCGATGCCCAGTTCCGGGCCCACCGAGCTGTGTTGGCCTCCTGCAGCATGTACTTTCACCTCTTCTACAAGGACCAGCTGGACAAGAGAGACGTGGTGCACCTCAACAGCGACATTGTCACAGCCCCGGCCTTTTCCCTGCTCCTGGAGTTCATGTATGAGGGCAAGCTGCAGTTCCAGGACCTTCCCGTAGAGGATGTGCTGGCAGCAGCCAGCTACTTGCACATGTATGACATTGTCAAGGTGTGTAAGAAACGTTTGAAGCAGAAGGCCACGGCGGAGGCAGACAGCACGCGCAGAGAGGAAGATGGCGGGTCCAGCTGCTCCGATAAGGCTGATAGTCTATCAGATGGTTCTACAGGCCGGCCTGCTACAGCCGACCTGCTGCACAgtgacgaagaggaggaggggaaggccGAGGGGGGACCACTGTGGCTGAGGCTGCCGTCTGCAGACAGACCAGGGACACCAGCCATGGCTACAACCAGCCCAGGGCATGGCGAGGCAGAGATGCAGAGTGGGGAAGGGCTGGGAGAGGGAGGTAAGCTGCTCTCCCCGGCTGGCAGCCCCACCAGCTCCACTGGATCCCTCTCACAGAGGTCCCACTGCTCCGTGAGCTCTCGTGGAGGGCACAGGGGCAGGAGGGTGTCAAACGATGCGGCTGACTGCGTCCTGGATCTGTCAGTCAAGCCGATTGCCGGTAGCAACCACAGTAACCACCACCAGTCCTATTTCAGCGGGGCAGCTACACCGGACAGCCTCCAAAGCCCATTGGCTGTGAGGGTGAAGGTGGAGAGGGGTGTGGCTTCAGACGAGGAAGAAGAGCTGGGAGGTGGGGACTACGAAATGGAGCACAGCGGCATCACCAAGGCGACGGTTCCCAGCACCAACGGGGGCCTGGCCCACCACGGGGTCGGAGGGCCTCTGTCGGCCCAGCGGAGGCTCGGCCTGGAAGCGCACCTGTCCGCCCTGCGAGAGGCCTCTCTGGCCTCAGAGCTGGAGCGGGACGAGAAGCCTTCGGCCACGGCAGACGACGAGGACATACTGGGGGGTGAAAACGAGCGTGCCCAGGCCGAGGCGGCCAGCATGGATAGTTCCCTGCTACCCTATGTGTCCAACATGCTGTCGGCTCAGCACACCCAGATCTTCATGTGCCCGCTGTGTAACAAGGTTTTCCCCTCCCCGCACATCCTCCAGCTTCACCTCAGCTCCCACTTCAGGGAGCAGGAGGGCATCCGCTCCAAGCCCGCTGGAGACGTCAACGTGCCCACCTGCACCATCTGCAGCAAGACCTTCTCCTGCATGTACACGCTGAAGCGCCATGAGCGGACACACTCCGGTGAGAAACCCTACACCTGCACCACCTGCGGCAAGAGCTTCCAATACTCACACAACCTCAGCCGCCACGCAGTGGTGCACACGCGTGAGAAGCCCCACGCTTGCAAGTGGTGCGAACGGCGCTTCACACAGTCCGGGGACCTCTACCGACACATTCGCAAGTTCCATTGCGAACTGGTCAACTCGCTGTCAGTGAAGAGCGAACCGCTGGCACTGCCCAATGTCAGGGATTGGGCGATTGAGGACAGTTCCCAGGAACTGTGGAAGTAG